Proteins from a genomic interval of Papaver somniferum cultivar HN1 chromosome 4, ASM357369v1, whole genome shotgun sequence:
- the LOC113273144 gene encoding uncharacterized protein LOC113273144 gives MRVKLLEEIEVKHAKKMIRVQQALQGAWLINAQFLAKDGARDKLQELSYLHKPDVICIAEPHVFCSVRFVRSLNLVDFSEDVIKNEVDGDKGNICILWKNTLLRPDILSTSKQAITVNFTGDFITDVYASYNLVVRKRLWPSIRFRFYIYSLVGVGRFQLHFTPGGKEGISDNGLVEADAIGKKYTWYNYRSGAHRIVSRHDMAVFNDAWCYKYANWRCKALPRVCSDHSPHFGFAFENPKPARVPFRIQKMWFSHPGFMQLVEERWSLDLNGAPPFVFTSKLKRLKEVLKIWNRTIFGDVQFHLKQAELKLETENDILDYDPADEFQFLRVADAKKEVDDVRMDLAIMLKMKSRVTWLEDGDQNTRFFHNSIRMRRSQNTISELKISNDTTLFLQDEINDYVVNHYQAKFNGGDVHIDPVLFDIEHESISATESAYMDAIPSLEEVKMTVFDLGADFAPGPDGFTEQAAFMKGINTHENIALASELINEINTERKHGNVVLKLDISQAFETISLDFIAEVFRQYGFSDSWCKWFLNILSSARISVMINGCPEGYFSIARGMRQDDPLSPLIFVLIEDVLSRNLSKLFANNSMHVMVSKKGVAPTHLLFADDILIFCKGNLHSLQNLKNMLVLYERPSGQCVNYEKSKFYFGGDRISHAIAISNYLGMERAMFPDKYLGIQLKPGIVRHIHVHQVVEKIMDKLAGCKSKLLSFQVRLVLIKSVISSYVIHFMAVYKWPCTVIKQVESAIRNFLWSGDAEKRKYFTVLYDDLCLSKREGGLGIKKLNDVNRDMLINLWISIRDSNKIWARFLRAKYFKINGNLINYKLGSSVFPGIRLVYNFVQKHTRSIIGPNDFKAKVSDIIFDGAWVIPEKTRELMIRCNIDVENLLVIAGGEDYKIWDLDSKGVFSVKSAKAALKLSAEVVPCANLFSRQVVHPTLSVQY, from the exons ATGAGGGTCAAGTTGTTAGAAGAGATCGAAGTCAAACACGCAAAGAAGATGATAAGGGTTCAGCAAGCCCTTCAAGGAGCATGGTTAATTAATGCTCAATTCTTGGCTAAGGATGGTGCAAGAGACAAGTTGCAGGAGCTTTCTTACTTGCACAAACCTGACGTAATTTGCATTGCAGAACCGCATGTTTTCTGCAGTGTACGTTTTGTTAGGTCTCTTAATTTGGTTGATTTTTCTGAAGATGTTATTAAAAATGAGGttgatggagataaaggtaatATTTGTATTTTATGGAAGAATACTCTTTTAAGGCCTGATATTTTATCTACTTCAAAGCAAGCAATTACTGTGAATTTTACGGGGGATTTCATTACGGATGTTTATGCTTCCTATAATCTGGTGGTAAGAAAGAGACTTTGGCCGtcaattaggtttaggttttataTCTATTCCTTGGTTGGTGTTGGGAGATTTCAATTGCATTTTACGCCTGGAGGAAAAGAAGGGATTTCTGACAATGGCTTGGTTGAGGCTGATGCTATTGGTAAAAAATATACTTGGTATAATTATAGAAGTGGAGCTCACAGAATTGTCTCTAGACATGATATGGCGGTTTTTAATGATGCTTGGTGCTATAAGTATGCGAACTGGAGATGCAAGGCCTTGCCTAGGGTTTGTTCAGATCATTCCCCCCATTTTGGGTttgcttttgaaaatccaaaGCCGGCTAGAGTTCCTTTTcgaattcagaagatgtggttttcccatcCAGGTTTTATGCAATTGGTGGAAGAGAGATGGAGTTTGGATCTTAATGGTGCTCCCCCTTTTGTTTTTACTTCTAAGCTGAAGAGACTAAAAGAGGTGTTGAAGATTTGGAACAGAACTATTTTTGGAGATGTACAATTTCACTTGAAGCAGGCTGAATTGAAGCTGGAAACTGAGAATGATATTCTTGATTATGATCCGGCTGATGAATTTCAATTCCTAAGGGTTGCGGATGCCAAAAAGGAGGTTGATGATGTGAGAATGGATTTGGCCATTATGCTTAAGATGAAGTCAAGAGTAACTTGGTTAGAGGATGGTGACCAAAATACTCGTTTCTTTCATAACAGCATCCGCATGAGGAGAAGTCAAAATACCATATCAGAGCTTAAGATTTCTAACGatactactttgtttttgcaggatgagatAAATGATTACGTTGTTAACCATTATCAGGCCAAGTTCAATGGAGGTGACGTTCATATTGATCCAGTTTTATTTGATATTGAGCATGAGAGCATTTCAGCTACCGAAAGTGCCTATATGGATGCTATTCCATCTTTGGAGGAAGTTAAAATGACGGTTTTCGATTTGGGAGCTGATTTTGCGCCTGGCCCAGATGGCTTCACAG AGCAAGCGGCGTTTATGAAGGGTATAAACACTCATGAGAATATAGCTTTGGCGTCTGAATTGATCAATGAGATCAATACGGAAAGGAAGCATGGAAATGTTGTCCTCAAACTGGATATTTCCCAAGCTTTTGAAACGATAAGTTTGGATTTCATAGctgaagtttttcgtcaatatggatTTTCTGATTCTTGGTGCAAGTGGTTTCTTAATATCCTTAGCTCAGCTCGGATTTCTGTCATGATTAATGGATGCCCTGAAGGTTATTTCAGTATTGCTAGAGGTATGCGTCAAGATGATCCTCTCTCACCTTTGatctttgttcttattgaagatgttttaagtCGCAATCTTTCCAAGTTGTTTGCAAATAATAGTATGCATGTTATGGTTAGTAAGAAAGGTGTGGCGCCTACTCACTTACTTTTCGCGGATGATATCCTTATTTTCTGCAAAGGTAATCTTCATAGTTTGCAAAATTTGAAGAATATGCTTGTTTTGTATGAACGTCCGTCTGGTCAGTGCGTAAACTATGAAAAGAGCAAGTTTTATTTTGGAGGTGATAGAATTTCTCATGCTATTGCTATTTCTAACTATTTGGGTATGGAGAGAGCTATGTTTCCGGATAAATACTTAGGTATTCAATTGAAACCTGGAATTGTTCGGCATATTCACGTTCACCAAGTGGTtgagaagattatggacaagTTGGCTGGATGTAAAAGTAAACTTTTATCATTCCAAGTAAGGCTTGTGCTAATTAAATCGGTGATTTCTAGTTATGTTATTCATTTTATGGCTGTTTATAAGTGGCCATGCACGGTTATTAAGCAAGTTGAGAGTGCCAttagaaattttctttggtccgGGGATGCTGAAAAACGTAAATATTTTACGGTTCTATATGATGATCTATGCCTCTCAAAGCGTGAAGGTGGTCTTGGCATTAAGAAGTTAAATGATGTTAATAGGGATATGCTCATAAATCTTTGGATTTCTATTCGGGATTCAAACAAGATCTGGGCCAGATTTTTGAGGGCCAAATACTTTAAGATCAATGGTAATCTGATAAATTACAAGctgggttcttcggtttttcctgGTATTCGCTTGGTCTACAACTTTGTGCAGAAGCAtacacgctcaattatag gccctaatgattttaaggctaaAGTTAGTGATATCATTTTTGATGGTGCTTGGGTTATTCCTGAAAAAACAAGAGAGTTGATGATTCGTTGTAATATTGATGTGGAAAACTTGCTGGTTATTGCTGGTGGTGAGGATTATAAAATTTGGGATTTAGATAGCAAAGGCGTTTTCTCAGTTAAGTCGGCTAAGGCCGCTCTTAAGTTGTCGGCAGAAGTTGTGCCTTGTGCAAATCTGTTTTCTAGACAGGTTGTGCACCCTACCTTGAGTGTGCAATACTAG